The sequence CCGGGTGCGCTCCGGATGAGCACGAACAGCAGGGTCATGATGAGCAGGAGGGTCAGATAGGAGACCACGAGCCGCTTTGCGAGATACTTTCCACTGATTCTGGTCATGGTTTCGAGGTCACGGTTTTCTTAGCACGCGTACTGTTTGCGTTTCTGTGGCATGATTGGGAAGCGTCGTTATGAATGTGTTGGATTACTACGTTTTCTCGGAAAGAAAAGGTTCGAGCGGGCGCTACTCCGGCCGATAACGGGAAAGAAAGAAACGACGAACGGCGGCGACAGTCGCCGTCGGCTCAGTTGTCCTTCTGGTGGACCTGCATGATGTTCGTCCCGAGGTAACTGTCGCCCGGGCCCGGGATGTTACCGACGAAGCCGTCCCACTCGCCGGAGTTGACCGGCCACTGAACCTGCGAGTACGAGGTGATCATCGTCGGGAAGTCGAGGTAGATCTGCTCGACGGCCTGCTTTGCCAGGTCGTTGCGTTTCTCGGTGTCCATCTCGGTGCGGCACTGCGAGATGAGGTCGTCGGCCGTCGCGTCCTCGAACAGGCCGTAGCCCATCGGGTTGTTGAGCAGCGTGTCCGTGTTGGTCTCGCCGTCTTCGTTCTCCTCGCTGTGGTCGTCGGCGTTGTCGCTGTGGAAAAGGCCGTACAGCGAACTCGCGCCGAACGGCGAGAGACTGCTCCACGACATCGGGAAGATGTCGAAGTCCTCCTCGGCGTAGACGGCGTTCAGCATCGTGTTGAACGTCATCACTTTTCGCTCGATGGGGATACCGATAGAGCGGAGGTTCGAGACGTAGCGTTCGACCATCTGGGCGGTCTTCGGCGAGTCCTTCGCCGGGTAGATGAGCATCTGCAGCGGACCGTCGTTCATGCTGGTGATGGTCTCGCCGTTGACGCGAATCTCCTGTTCGGCGTCGGCGTCCTGCAGGACGCTGGATTCGACCTCGCCGAAGCTGTAGTCGTGTTTCGCCTCGCTCTGGCCGGCGCTCACGTCGGTGAGGCTGCCCGGGTAGTCGAGGCCGACGTAGGTGCCGCCCTCGCCGGTGACGACCTGTCCGTCGGTGAGGAACTGGCGGATGCCCTCGACGTCGACCTCGGAACTGGTCGGGTCGACGCCGCGGAAGGTGAACGCCTGCGAAGCCGCGCCGGTCAGGAGCTCGCCGTCGCCGCCCGCGTCCGGACGCACCGCGGAGTAACCCGGCGGCATGACGAAGTCGCCCTCCTGAACGTAGCCGCGCTGGAGCTGCTGGGTCCAGTAGATGTCGTCGAAGGCGAAGCCGAGCACCTGACGGAACGCGAGGTCGTCGAGCGGCGTCCGGCGGAGGTTGAACGAGTAGTGGCCGTACCCGGTGTCGTACCCCTGAACGATGCTCTGGCCGTCGGTCTCCTCGACCTGCTCGACCTTCGAGGTCTCGATGCTGCTGTAGACGGTGTCGATTTCGCCGTTGAGGAACGCCTGCGTGAGCGCCGACTGGCTGCCGTAGATCTTGAAGCGAACCGAGTCGATGAACGGGCCGCCCGCCAACAGGTTGTCGTGGTCCTGGAGCCACTGGAGGTTCTGCAGGGGAGCCTCGTCGCGGAACGTGACTTCGATGGCGGTGTCGGGGCTGTACGTCGTAATCTCGCCCGGACCCGCGCCGATGGGGCCGCCGTTCTCCTGCGGCTGGTAGGCCTGGTAGTCGTCGACCTCTTCCCAGACGTGTTTCGGCAGCAGCGGAACCTGCAGCTGCGTCGAGTCGTAGGTGCCGATGGGCTGGGCGAGCTTCATGTGGACGTCCCAGTCGTTGTCGGCCTCCTCGACCGCCTGGATGGGCTCGACCGTCGAGACGTAGCGCCCCGGCTTCTTCTCCATCAGGTAGTTGTACGTGAAAATGACGTCCTCGACGGTCAGGTCCTCGCCGTCGCTGAAGGTGAGGCCGTCGCGGACGTTGAAGTACACGTCGGGTTCGGCGTCGTCGCCGCTGGCGTTCTCGACGGTCCACTCCGTGTACGCGCTCGGGTTGACGTTGAAGTTGACCGGGTCGATAGTCGTCCCCCAGCAGTAGACGAAGTCGAGGATGCTCCAGGAGTACGCCGAGGAGGTCGAGAGCGGGTTGATCCCTTTCGGCTGCTGGTCCATCCCGACCGTGAACGTTCCACCGCGAGTGATCTCGTCGGGGTTCGTCGTGTTCTTTTCGGGGGTGTCGTCGGTCTCGGAGGAGTTCCCGTCAGTACCCTGGTCGTCTCCGCCGTTGCCACCGTCACTGCAACCGGCGAGAGTGAGGGCCACAGCGCCCGCACCGGAGGCTTTGAGGAACCGCCGACGGCTACCGTTCATCGAATCGTCAGACATGCAGCACCACGTTGACGTATCCCATACTTATATTTGATGGTATTCTCACCAGAGTTCAGTGTGTAGTTAGCTCACATGTAACGAGTGTTCGGGGTCGAAAAACCCGAATTCAGCGGTCTCGGAGCGTCGAGCGACCTTCGATGAAAAAGTACATACTCATTACTACCGCCGACCCCGACATCGCCAGGTAGATATCTCCGGGTACCTGCGTGGGACCGGTCCGCGACAGTGCCATACCCATGAGGCCCCAGAACGCCGCCAGCGCGAACCCGCCGCCGAGCAGGAAGAACGCTTCGACCTCCCGTCCGCGTCGGTAGGAGACCATCCCGACGAGAAACGCCACGCTGACGAGAATCGCCAGCACGCCACGAGTATCGAGCATACCGAGTCGGTACGACCTCACCTACATAAGACCTCCGTGCTCGCGCGTGTACTCCGGCAGTTCCCCGGACTGACCGCGTCCGGGCGCTCGCCGTTTCGTCTCGGACCGTTCGGTTTCGGTAGTCGACGATTCCTCGCTCGCCCCATCGCTTTTGCAGCTCAGGAACGTACCCTTCGAACGATGGTATCCGCACTGTTTATCGTCAGCGAGGAGGGGTACTGGGCCGAGGAGTGCATCGAACCGCTAACCACGCTCTCGGACGCGGGCGTCGACGTCACCGTCGCCACCCCGAGCGGGTCGCCGCCGGTGGTCGACGAGCGCTCGCTCGACCCCGAGACGGTCGGCGAGGAGGAGTCCGAACGGCTCCGAGAGGTTCACGAGTCCGACGACAGACTCAACGACCCCGAACCGATCGCGACGGTGTCGGCGTCCGACTACGACGCCGTCGTCTTCCCCGGCGGGCACGGTACCGTCTGGGACATCAACCAGGACAGACACGCGAGAACGATTCTCCGCGACGCCGTCGACGGCGACGAGGGGAAGGCGCTCGTCGTCTGTCACGCCGTCGGTCTCCTCGGCTTCACGCACACCGAGGAGGGGAAGTACGTCGTCAACGAGCGCGACGTGACCGGCTTCCCCAACGAGTGGGAAGAAGACATCGTCGACGAGAACGACGTGATGCCCGACGGCCGGAAACTGCCGTACTGGGTCGAAGACGAGGTCAAGGGCGCCGGTGCGAACTGGGACGCCGAACTCGACGCCGACACCAGCGTCACCGTCGACGGCGACCTCGTTACCGCCCGGGGACCGGAGTCCTCGCACGCGGCGGCGACGACGCTGCTCGACGAGTTGGGTGTGGAAGCGAAGAGCGCGTAGGCGGCCCGTTCGGCGTCCGAACCGCGACGCTCACTCGATTTTGAACACCGCCTCCTCGATGCTCTCGCTCCGGCAGTCGGGACACCGCGAGGGGTAGTTCACGGGGTCGTCGAAGTTCGAGAACCCGCAGTTTCGGCACTCCGGCGGCGCGACGAGAAACCGTTCGTCGGTGTCGTCGAGCGACTGGGCGACGTGTCGGAGGTGGTCGTAGACGACCGACCGAGGCGCGTCCACCCGCGTCGAGAGACCGCTCGCGGTCAGCGGTTCGTCTCTCAGCGCGTCGGCGATTCGCTGGCGGGTGGTCTCGGTTTCGTTCATAGCTTCGAGTACGGCCGAACGGCCAAATTCCTTTTGTAGGCCGTCGATTCGAGCAAAACAGTCATCACGGCTGGCATTGATTACCTGTCTATGAAAGCAGTCGTCCTTGCTGGAGGCTACGCCACGCGACTTTGGCCGATTACGAAGCACCGCCCGAAAATGTTCCTCCCGGTGGGGGAGTCGACGGTCATCGATACGATATTTGCCGACCTCGAAGCCGACGACCGAATCTCGGAGGTGTTCGTGAGTACGAACGAGTACTTCGCCGACGAGTTCGAAGCGCACCTCGCCGAGTCGGAGTTCGAGAAACCGACGCTCTCGGTCGAGGAGACCAGAGCCGAGGACGAGAAGTTCGGCGTCGTCGGCGCGCTCGCGGAGTTGGTCGAACGCGAAGGCGTCGAGGAGGACCTGGTCGTCGTCGCCGGCGACAACCTCATCAGTTTCGACGCCGCGGAGTTCGTCGACTTCTTCGAGGAGAAGGGGTCGCCGATTCTGGCCGCCTACGACGTCGGCTCCCGCGAGCGCGCGAAGTCGTACGGTCTCGTCCAACTCGACGGCGACCAGGTCGTCGAGTTCCAGGAGAAGCCCGACGACCCCAAGAGCACGCTCGTCTCCATCGCCTGCTACGCGTTCCCCGCCGAGACGCTGCCGAAACTCGACGAGTATCTCGAATCGGACAACAACCCCGACGAACCCGGCTGGTTCCTCCAGTGGCTCCAGTCTCGCGAACCGGTGTACGCGTTCAGTTTCGACGAGGCCTGGTACGACATCGGGACGCCCGAGAGCTACCTCGAAGCCGTCGCGTGGAAACTCGGAGGCGACAACTTCGTCCACGACGACGCGACGGTCGAGAACTCCGAACTCGGCGAGAACGTCCAGGTACTGCCCGGAGCCGAGGTCCGCGATTCGACGCTCGAACGCGCTGTCGTCTTCGACGGCGCGACGGTCCACGACTCGACGCTCCGCGATACGATCACCGACATAGAGACGCACATCGAGGGGCTGCAGTTGACCGAGACGCTCGTCGGCGAGCACTCGAAACTGGTCGGCGAGGAGTGACGAAACCGCCCGCGTAGTCTGCTTTTTGTATCTCTGCCCGCTCTGATTCCTCCGCAGTCGTCTCCTCACTGCTCCCCGAGTCGAGCGTCGGTCACCCGAATCCGTCCTCGCGTCCCGTCCCACTCCGTCTCGTACTCGCACCTTTTGCGCTGCGGACCGCCTCCGGCGGCCCTCGGCAAAAGCTGCACCAAAAGCACTCGTCGTTCACTCCGCTTCGCTCCGTTCGCTCCTCGGCCCGCTCGCTCCTTCGGTCGCTCGCGGAACGAACTCGCTGCTTACCGCTCCCCGAGTCGAGCGTCGGTCACCCGAATCCGTCCACGTGTCCCCTCCCACTCCGTCTCGTACTCTAACTCGATGGGTTTCGACATGTGCGGTCCGTCGGTCACCAGCGTCTCGAACTCGCCGCCCTCGCCGAGGATGTGCACGCCGTACTCCTCGTTGAGCTCCGCTAACTCCGCGATGGCGTCGGCGTCGAGCGTTCGCCCCAGCCACGACTCGTCGAGGCCGTGGGCGGCGACCTGAACGATGCGAATCTCGAATCCGGCGTCGAGCATCGCGTCGGCGAGTTCGCGGGGGTTCTCCTGCCACAAGGGTGCAAAGAGGTCGATGCCGAGTCGGTCGCACATCTGCTGAATCCGGTTCGTCTGGAACTCGCTCTCCACTGCGCCTGCGGTGACACCCGCCAAATCGAGTTCTCCCTGCAGTTCTCGGAGCGCCGCCTCCATCGGTTCGAGTTCGGCGTCGCCCTGTTCGCCGGAGTCAGTCGCTAATTCGGCCTCGAAGGAGCCGGGTTCGACTTCGACGAGTTCGACGCCAACGCTCTCGGCGGCGAGCCGCGCCAGTCGCGTCTCGGGGACGTGGTACATGTACGAGTCGCCCTCGGGGTGGACGGTGAGCAGTCGACTCACGTTCAGCCCGTCTTCGAGCGCCAAGTAGAGCGCCCACGAGGAGTCTTTACCGCCCGAGAAGAGGCTCACCCAGTCGTCGGTCATTGGACGGAGTAGTGACGAACGGGGTTTACACGCTACGATTCGGCGCTCTCGTCGCCCGTCGTCGGGGTTCGCGCGCCTCGTCCGCGTTAGTACTCGTCGAGTTCGGTTTCGAGCGACTGCCACCAGAGGTGGCCCCGCTCTTGTACCTCCATGTGTTCGAGCACGCCCGCGTCGGTCAGCGATTCGAGTCGCTGATACATCGCCTCAGGAGGTACGCCGAATCGCTCGGCGAGATACCCCGTGTTGACGACCGGTTGCGGCGCGCGGCGAATCACCTCGACGATGTCGCTGGTCGGAATTTCGGCCTCGGAGACGCAGTCCGGCATCTTGCGGCGGTCGTCTTCCGCGTCCATACGGTCGGTACTCTCTGGAGCGACTAAGCACTCTGGCGAGAAGCCGATGAATGTACGCGTAAACGACGGATTGGCGGTCGTCCGTCCACGAGAGGTGCGAACCGCGTCGGAGGGGAGACCGCTTCCGGATTCCGGGGTTCGACTCGTGGCGGGAGTTCGATTCGAGACGGGAGTTCGATTCGAGACGGGAGTTCGATTCGTAACGAAATTCGGTGTCGTGACGGGAGTTCGATTCGTAACGAAATTCGGTGTCGTGACGGGAGTTCGGTATCGTGGTCCGCGGTTTACTGGCTCTCGGGTTTCACATGTAGCCGAGGTCGCGCAATCGGCCCATGATGTTCTCTTTGTCCTGTGCGCGGCCCTCTCGTTCGGTCGTTCCGTCCAAATCCTGCATCCACGCCGGGCGTTCGTCGGACTTCGCCGACCCCGACTCGGTGCCGAGCGAGCGGAAGCCCTCGAAGTACTTCGGCGAGACGGGGAGGTCCTCGGCAGTTAGACCCGCGGGCAGGTCCTCGCGCGACCCCGGGACGTGTCCTGCCGGGTAGCCCTCGACGGTGTCGGGGACGACGAACTGCCAGAACGCCTCCCAGACGTCGGCCTCGTCGAACTGGAGGATGGTGTGGATGCGGTCGTGCGGCGGGTACTTCTCGGAGTCGTGGCGCGGGCTGAAGAACGTCTCGCCGGCGCGGGACTCCTGTTCGTCCCAGCGGACGCCCGAGAAGATGCCGTCGAATCCGTACTCGGTGAGCGTCTCGTTCAGCGCGACGGTCTTCAGGAGGTGGTTGCCGACGAACGTGTCGGCGTCGAGGACGAGCGTCTCATCCTCGTACTCCAAACGGGCGAGTTCCCGCTGTGTCGCCTCGCTGAGTTCACTCACGACGAACTCGTCGCCGGGTTCTGCACCGAGGCGGGCGAACTCCTCGTTGCGCGCGACGACGAGTTCGAGGTCCCACTCGTCGACCCAGCGGTCGACGAACGCGGTCACTTCGGGGAAGTGCTCGAAGTGGTCGATGAAGACCACCGGCGGCACGTCGTACCCGTTCTCGCGGGCAACCTCCATCACGACGTAGAGAACGAGCGTCGAGTCCTTTCCACCGGTCCACATCACCGCCGGATTGCGGTACTCGTCGAGCGCCTGCTCGGTGAGTTCGGCGGCCTTCTCGACCTTGTCGCCGAGGGAGGGGTAGTCGGCGGCGGTCTGGGAGCTCCCGGCTTCGTAGTCTACGTCGAGATACTCGGGGAAGTTAGCCATACACTCCCTGTCGTTATACGGAATAATGGTTGTTTCCGCTGTCAGTGCGTCGCACTGTCTCTATCGGGTGCGAGCGGTCACGACGAACATACTAAGCGGTCATTTTCTGCGGTCGTCCCCGAGAACAGGGGTCACATCGGCGGTGAGAGACGCTTCGGAAAGGAGATTCAAAGATCGTTCGGCGGTGTCTCGGCGGCGTTTCGGCCGGTCTTCACATGTAACCGAGGTCGCGCAGGCGCTCCATCAGGTCCTCTTTGTCCTGGGCGCGGCCGGCGCGTTCGGTCGTGTTGTCGAGGTCCTGCAGCCAGGCGGGCGTGGACTCGGTCTTGTCGGTGGAGACCTCGCTGCCCAGCGAGCGGAAGCCCTCGAAGTACTTCGGCGACACCGGGATGTCCTCGTGGGTGAGGCCGTTGGGCAGGTCGTCGTAATCCTGCGGGACGTACCCTTCGTCGGGGTACTCGTCGACGCTCTCGGGCACGACGAAGTGCCAGAACGCCTCCCAGACGTCGGCCTCGTCGAACTGGAGAATCGGTTGAATGCGGTCGTGCGGCGGGTAGATCTCCGGGTCGTGACGCGGCGAGAAGAACGTCTCGTCGGCGCGGGCCTCCTGTTCGTCCCAGCGGATGCCGGAGATGATGCCGTCGATGTCCTCGGATTCGAGGGCGTCGTTCAGCGCGACGGTCTTCAGGAGGTGGTTGCCGACGTACGTGTCGAGCAGGAACGGGAACGTGTCCTCCTCGTACTCGAGGATGTTCCGGACGTGGTGCTGGTTGTGTTCGGAGAGCTCCGAAATCGGGATGTCGTCACCGGGAGTCAGCCCGTGTTCGTCGACGTAGTCGCCGACGTCGGTGTTGCGAGCGTACTTCACATCGAGGTCCCACTCGTCGGCCCAGCGCTCGACGAAGTCGAACAGGTCGTCGAAGTGCTGGTAGTGGTCGATGAACACCGCGGGCGGTTTTTCGAGGTCGTAGCGCTCTGCGACCTCGTTGACGAAGTACAGCGTCAGCGTCGAGTCCTTCCCGCCGGTCCACATCACCGCGGGGTTCTCGTACGCTTCGAGGCCTGTTTTCGTCACCTCGATGGCTTTCTCTATCTTGTGCTGGATGCTCGGATAGTCCTCGGCGGTCTCACCCTCACCGTCGGTGTAGTCTACGTCGACGTACTCTGGGAAGCCTTCGGGCATCTCGTAATGAGATATAATTACCGGAGTAAAGTGTCTTATGGCTCGTCGCAACGCGTGCGTCGGCGTGTGTTCGAATCGCACACTCGGCCCCTCGAGCGTGTCGTGTGCATCCACCGCATCGAACGTGTCGAAAGGCCGCGTAACCGCTCGTCCGGACCCGGTCTGTCGGAGAAACCGCCGCGCGTGCCGTTCAGTTGATGAACTTGTTGTCGCGCCAGTTGATGCCGTTGCCGCCCGAGCTGTTCTGCTGTGGGTTCTCGACCACCTCGACGCTCGCCGGGCGAACGTCGCCTTCGACGATGCGGGTCGCGCGGAGGTCGCCGTCTTCCTCCGTTATCGCCGTGAGCGTCCCTTTCTCGGCGAGTTTCGCTATCTCGCACAACACCTGAAACATCGGGAACTGTAGCGCCGTGTTCTGTAACACCGTCTCGCGGTCGCCCTTGAAACAGGCGAACTCGACGAGTTCGGAGGGAATCTCCTCCTCCTCGTCCTGGGCCCACTGCGGGCCGCCGGCGCGCGGTGGCTCCTCTTCGTACACGCGCGTCTCCGTGACGCTCGCCTTGAGCTGCGCCGTCGGCGTGTACTTGCTCAGGCTCTCGTCGTCGGAGATCGCTTTGATGATGAGGGTGTTGTTTCGTCGTGTGATGTCGATGTCGGCGACCTCCGTCGGGAGGTCGGGATTACCGTCGAAGTAATCCTCTACATCTTCGAGTGGCAGTTCGAGCGTCGAGTGAAGTCTATATACGCGGCCTGACATTTTCTTGTGCTTCTGATGGGGGATGGGTTGGTACTGCGCTGTACGCGCAAATGCCGGTACGCGTGTCCTTTAGGGGCTGTGGGGATATAGGGGCTGCCCTTCTATCCAAGATTACTGTTTGGAAATAAACTACGACGAGCCGAGCGTCGCTTCGAGTTCGCCGCGCTCGTCAAGTTCGGCCAGGATGTCGCTCCCACCGACGAACTCGCCGTCAACGTACGTCTGGGGAATCGTCTCCCACCCGCTGTGTTCCGACAGGGCGGCGCGGTACTG is a genomic window of Haloprofundus halophilus containing:
- a CDS encoding ABC transporter substrate-binding protein: MSDDSMNGSRRRFLKASGAGAVALTLAGCSDGGNGGDDQGTDGNSSETDDTPEKNTTNPDEITRGGTFTVGMDQQPKGINPLSTSSAYSWSILDFVYCWGTTIDPVNFNVNPSAYTEWTVENASGDDAEPDVYFNVRDGLTFSDGEDLTVEDVIFTYNYLMEKKPGRYVSTVEPIQAVEEADNDWDVHMKLAQPIGTYDSTQLQVPLLPKHVWEEVDDYQAYQPQENGGPIGAGPGEITTYSPDTAIEVTFRDEAPLQNLQWLQDHDNLLAGGPFIDSVRFKIYGSQSALTQAFLNGEIDTVYSSIETSKVEQVEETDGQSIVQGYDTGYGHYSFNLRRTPLDDLAFRQVLGFAFDDIYWTQQLQRGYVQEGDFVMPPGYSAVRPDAGGDGELLTGAASQAFTFRGVDPTSSEVDVEGIRQFLTDGQVVTGEGGTYVGLDYPGSLTDVSAGQSEAKHDYSFGEVESSVLQDADAEQEIRVNGETITSMNDGPLQMLIYPAKDSPKTAQMVERYVSNLRSIGIPIERKVMTFNTMLNAVYAEEDFDIFPMSWSSLSPFGASSLYGLFHSDNADDHSEENEDGETNTDTLLNNPMGYGLFEDATADDLISQCRTEMDTEKRNDLAKQAVEQIYLDFPTMITSYSQVQWPVNSGEWDGFVGNIPGPGDSYLGTNIMQVHQKDN
- a CDS encoding type 1 glutamine amidotransferase domain-containing protein, with the translated sequence MVSALFIVSEEGYWAEECIEPLTTLSDAGVDVTVATPSGSPPVVDERSLDPETVGEEESERLREVHESDDRLNDPEPIATVSASDYDAVVFPGGHGTVWDINQDRHARTILRDAVDGDEGKALVVCHAVGLLGFTHTEEGKYVVNERDVTGFPNEWEEDIVDENDVMPDGRKLPYWVEDEVKGAGANWDAELDADTSVTVDGDLVTARGPESSHAAATTLLDELGVEAKSA
- a CDS encoding transcriptional regulator, which gives rise to MNETETTRQRIADALRDEPLTASGLSTRVDAPRSVVYDHLRHVAQSLDDTDERFLVAPPECRNCGFSNFDDPVNYPSRCPDCRSESIEEAVFKIE
- a CDS encoding sugar phosphate nucleotidyltransferase, yielding MKAVVLAGGYATRLWPITKHRPKMFLPVGESTVIDTIFADLEADDRISEVFVSTNEYFADEFEAHLAESEFEKPTLSVEETRAEDEKFGVVGALAELVEREGVEEDLVVVAGDNLISFDAAEFVDFFEEKGSPILAAYDVGSRERAKSYGLVQLDGDQVVEFQEKPDDPKSTLVSIACYAFPAETLPKLDEYLESDNNPDEPGWFLQWLQSREPVYAFSFDEAWYDIGTPESYLEAVAWKLGGDNFVHDDATVENSELGENVQVLPGAEVRDSTLERAVVFDGATVHDSTLRDTITDIETHIEGLQLTETLVGEHSKLVGEE
- a CDS encoding diphthine--ammonia ligase, which gives rise to MTDDWVSLFSGGKDSSWALYLALEDGLNVSRLLTVHPEGDSYMYHVPETRLARLAAESVGVELVEVEPGSFEAELATDSGEQGDAELEPMEAALRELQGELDLAGVTAGAVESEFQTNRIQQMCDRLGIDLFAPLWQENPRELADAMLDAGFEIRIVQVAAHGLDESWLGRTLDADAIAELAELNEEYGVHILGEGGEFETLVTDGPHMSKPIELEYETEWEGTRGRIRVTDARLGER
- a CDS encoding helix-turn-helix transcriptional regulator, translated to MDAEDDRRKMPDCVSEAEIPTSDIVEVIRRAPQPVVNTGYLAERFGVPPEAMYQRLESLTDAGVLEHMEVQERGHLWWQSLETELDEY
- a CDS encoding phosphoadenosine phosphosulfate reductase family protein yields the protein MANFPEYLDVDYEAGSSQTAADYPSLGDKVEKAAELTEQALDEYRNPAVMWTGGKDSTLVLYVVMEVARENGYDVPPVVFIDHFEHFPEVTAFVDRWVDEWDLELVVARNEEFARLGAEPGDEFVVSELSEATQRELARLEYEDETLVLDADTFVGNHLLKTVALNETLTEYGFDGIFSGVRWDEQESRAGETFFSPRHDSEKYPPHDRIHTILQFDEADVWEAFWQFVVPDTVEGYPAGHVPGSREDLPAGLTAEDLPVSPKYFEGFRSLGTESGSAKSDERPAWMQDLDGTTEREGRAQDKENIMGRLRDLGYM
- a CDS encoding phosphoadenosine phosphosulfate reductase family protein, yielding MPEGFPEYVDVDYTDGEGETAEDYPSIQHKIEKAIEVTKTGLEAYENPAVMWTGGKDSTLTLYFVNEVAERYDLEKPPAVFIDHYQHFDDLFDFVERWADEWDLDVKYARNTDVGDYVDEHGLTPGDDIPISELSEHNQHHVRNILEYEEDTFPFLLDTYVGNHLLKTVALNDALESEDIDGIISGIRWDEQEARADETFFSPRHDPEIYPPHDRIQPILQFDEADVWEAFWHFVVPESVDEYPDEGYVPQDYDDLPNGLTHEDIPVSPKYFEGFRSLGSEVSTDKTESTPAWLQDLDNTTERAGRAQDKEDLMERLRDLGYM
- a CDS encoding DUF7110 family protein, with product MSGRVYRLHSTLELPLEDVEDYFDGNPDLPTEVADIDITRRNNTLIIKAISDDESLSKYTPTAQLKASVTETRVYEEEPPRAGGPQWAQDEEEEIPSELVEFACFKGDRETVLQNTALQFPMFQVLCEIAKLAEKGTLTAITEEDGDLRATRIVEGDVRPASVEVVENPQQNSSGGNGINWRDNKFIN